The following coding sequences lie in one Cronobacter universalis NCTC 9529 genomic window:
- the envR gene encoding acrEF/envCD operon transcriptional regulator gives MARRTKQEALKTRQQLIDAAIFTFAERGVAHTTLTDIAQAAQVTRGAVYWHFTSKAELFNAIWQQQLPVRDIIRPAIPQDAWRDPLRLLRETFIAALQYIASSPRQRALLQILYRKCEFDEAMMPESDIRERIGFSRRYVGELLRQGMADKQIADSLDVDIMLTILHGCLSGILKNWLFQPDAYDIFRQAPALVDNILRMLPRPENNGAYEDNHK, from the coding sequence ATGGCCCGGAGAACCAAACAGGAGGCGCTCAAAACGCGCCAGCAACTGATCGATGCCGCTATCTTTACGTTCGCCGAGCGCGGCGTCGCGCATACCACGCTTACGGACATCGCGCAGGCCGCGCAGGTGACCCGCGGCGCGGTGTACTGGCATTTCACCAGTAAAGCGGAACTGTTTAACGCAATCTGGCAGCAGCAATTACCCGTAAGGGACATTATTCGTCCTGCCATTCCGCAAGACGCATGGCGGGATCCCTTACGTTTATTACGCGAAACGTTTATTGCCGCATTGCAATATATCGCCAGTAGTCCGCGCCAGCGCGCATTGCTGCAAATTCTTTACCGTAAATGCGAATTCGATGAAGCGATGATGCCGGAGAGCGACATTCGCGAGCGCATCGGGTTCAGTCGGCGTTATGTCGGGGAATTACTGCGGCAAGGGATGGCGGATAAACAGATAGCGGACTCTCTGGATGTCGATATTATGTTAACGATTTTACACGGCTGCCTGAGCGGCATTCTTAAAAACTGGCTATTTCAGCCGGACGCGTACGATATTTTCAGACAAGCGCCCGCGCTGGTGGACAATATATTACGCATGCTGCCGCGCCCGGAAAATAATGGCGCGTACGAAGATAATCACAAATAA
- a CDS encoding putative periplasmic lipoprotein has translation MKKLIPAALLCTLLAGCAHDSPCVPVYDDQGRLVHTNTCMKGTTQDNWETAGAVAGGAAALAGLTMGIIALSK, from the coding sequence ATGAAAAAACTAATTCCCGCCGCGCTGCTGTGTACGTTACTGGCTGGCTGCGCCCATGATTCTCCTTGCGTGCCGGTTTATGACGATCAGGGCCGTCTGGTTCATACCAACACCTGCATGAAAGGCACCACGCAGGATAACTGGGAAACCGCAGGCGCCGTCGCGGGCGGTGCCGCCGCGCTCGCCGGGTTAACGATGGGCATTATCGCGCTGAGTAAATAA
- a CDS encoding efflux RND transporter permease subunit gives MANFFIQRPIFAWVLAIIMMMAGALAILQLPIAQYPTIAPPAIAVSATYPGADAQTVQDTVTQVIEQNMNGIDNLMYMSSTSDSAGGVTVTLTFTSGTDPDIAQVQVQNKLQLAMPLLPQEVQQQGVSVEKSSSSFLLVAGFISDNPLLTQEDIADYVSSDVKDTISRTNGVGDVQLFGAQYAMRIWLDTHAMNNYQLTPLDIINQLKAQNNQIAAGQLGGTPAVPGQQLNASIIAQTRLKDPQEFGRVMLKVNPDGSQVRLRDVARIELGGENYNMLTKINGQPATGLGIKLATGANALDTAEAIKTTLADLQRYFPQGMKVVYPYDTTPFVKISIHEVVKTLFEAIVLVFLVMYLFLQNLRATLIPTIAVPVVLLGTFAVLAAFGYSINTLTMFGMVLAIGLLVDDAIVVVENVERVMVEEKLPPKEATQLSMSQIQGALVGIAMVLSAVFVPMAFFGGSTGAIYRQFSVTIVSSMALSVLVALILTPALCATLLKPVSDDHHAQKAKFFVWFNARFDLSVNHYTQSVGGILHKTGRYLLLYLLIVAGMTVLFVRLPTSFLPEEDQGVFMTMVQLPSGATQARTQQVLDQVTHYYLNDEKANVESVFTVSGFSFSGQGQNAGIAFISLKPWEARPGHENSVGAIVSRASHAFSKIQDGLVFPFNLPAILELGTATGFDFELKDQANLGHGALTQARNQLLGMVHEHPDVLTRVRPNGLEDTPQFKLDVDQEKAQALGVSIPDINQTIMTALGGTYVNDFIDRGRVKKVYVQADATFRMLPSDIGAIYVRGSGGDMVPLSAFTTSHWIYGSPRLERYNGMPSMEILGEAAPGRSTGEAMALMESLAAKLPSGIGYDWTGLSYQERLSGNQAPALYAISLVVVFLCLAALYESWSIPFSVMLVVPLGIIGALLAASLRGLNNDVYFQVGLLTTIGLSAKNAILIVEFAKDLMEKEGRSLTEATLEAVRLRLRPILMTSLAFILGVLPLVLNNGARSGAQNAVGTGVMGGMLSATLLAIFFVPVFFVVVRRRFIKPNGNA, from the coding sequence ATGGCTAACTTTTTTATTCAACGCCCCATTTTCGCCTGGGTTCTGGCCATCATCATGATGATGGCGGGCGCGCTGGCTATTCTGCAACTGCCCATCGCCCAGTATCCGACCATCGCCCCGCCAGCCATCGCTGTTTCGGCCACTTACCCGGGCGCCGATGCGCAGACGGTACAGGATACAGTGACGCAGGTTATCGAACAGAACATGAACGGCATCGATAATCTGATGTATATGTCCTCCACCAGCGACTCCGCGGGCGGCGTGACCGTCACGCTGACCTTTACGTCCGGTACCGATCCGGATATCGCCCAGGTGCAGGTACAGAACAAACTGCAGCTTGCGATGCCGCTGCTGCCGCAGGAGGTTCAGCAACAGGGCGTGAGCGTCGAGAAATCCAGCAGCAGCTTTCTGCTGGTCGCCGGGTTTATCAGCGACAACCCGTTACTGACGCAGGAAGATATCGCCGACTACGTCTCTTCAGACGTTAAAGACACCATCAGCCGCACCAACGGCGTCGGCGACGTGCAGCTGTTCGGCGCGCAGTACGCCATGCGCATCTGGCTTGATACCCATGCGATGAATAACTACCAGCTCACGCCGCTGGATATTATTAATCAGCTGAAAGCGCAGAATAACCAGATAGCCGCAGGCCAGCTCGGCGGCACGCCCGCCGTGCCGGGGCAACAGCTTAACGCGTCAATCATCGCCCAGACGCGGCTTAAAGATCCGCAGGAGTTTGGCCGGGTGATGCTGAAAGTTAATCCGGACGGCTCGCAGGTGCGGTTACGCGACGTGGCGCGCATTGAGCTTGGCGGCGAGAACTACAATATGCTGACCAAAATCAACGGTCAGCCCGCCACGGGGCTTGGAATTAAACTCGCCACCGGCGCCAACGCGCTGGATACCGCAGAGGCGATCAAGACGACGCTTGCCGATTTACAGCGCTATTTCCCGCAGGGCATGAAGGTGGTTTACCCCTACGACACCACGCCGTTTGTGAAAATCTCCATTCACGAAGTGGTGAAGACGCTGTTTGAAGCCATCGTCCTGGTTTTCCTGGTGATGTATCTGTTCCTGCAAAACCTGCGGGCGACGCTTATCCCTACCATCGCCGTGCCGGTGGTGCTGCTCGGCACCTTCGCGGTGCTGGCGGCGTTCGGCTATTCCATTAATACCCTGACGATGTTTGGCATGGTGCTGGCGATAGGGCTGCTGGTGGATGACGCCATCGTAGTGGTCGAGAACGTCGAGCGCGTGATGGTGGAAGAGAAACTGCCGCCTAAAGAGGCGACGCAGCTGTCGATGTCGCAGATTCAGGGCGCGCTGGTGGGGATCGCGATGGTGCTCTCCGCCGTTTTCGTGCCGATGGCGTTCTTTGGCGGCTCGACCGGCGCTATCTACCGGCAGTTTTCCGTCACCATCGTTTCTTCTATGGCGCTTTCCGTGCTGGTGGCGCTGATACTCACCCCCGCCCTGTGCGCCACGCTGCTTAAACCGGTAAGTGACGATCACCACGCGCAGAAAGCGAAATTTTTCGTCTGGTTTAACGCGCGCTTTGACTTAAGCGTGAATCATTACACCCAGAGCGTCGGCGGCATTCTGCATAAAACCGGGCGCTATCTTTTGCTCTATCTGCTGATTGTCGCGGGGATGACGGTGCTGTTTGTCCGCCTGCCGACATCCTTCCTGCCTGAGGAAGATCAGGGCGTCTTTATGACGATGGTGCAGCTGCCGTCAGGCGCGACGCAGGCGCGCACCCAGCAGGTGCTCGATCAGGTGACGCATTACTATCTCAACGATGAAAAAGCCAATGTGGAATCGGTGTTTACCGTTAGCGGCTTTAGCTTCAGCGGTCAGGGGCAAAACGCCGGGATCGCGTTTATCAGCCTTAAGCCCTGGGAGGCGCGCCCTGGCCATGAAAACAGCGTCGGGGCGATTGTCTCCCGCGCCAGCCATGCCTTCAGCAAAATCCAGGACGGGCTGGTTTTCCCGTTTAACCTGCCGGCTATCCTTGAACTGGGCACCGCGACCGGTTTTGACTTCGAGCTGAAAGACCAGGCCAACCTTGGGCATGGCGCACTGACGCAGGCGCGCAATCAGTTACTCGGTATGGTTCATGAGCATCCGGATGTGCTGACGCGCGTGCGCCCGAATGGGCTTGAGGATACGCCGCAGTTCAAGCTGGATGTGGATCAGGAGAAAGCGCAGGCGCTGGGCGTGTCGATTCCGGATATCAACCAGACGATTATGACGGCGCTGGGCGGCACTTATGTTAACGATTTTATCGACCGGGGCCGCGTGAAAAAAGTCTACGTTCAGGCCGATGCGACGTTCCGTATGTTGCCGTCGGATATCGGCGCTATTTACGTGCGCGGCAGCGGCGGCGATATGGTGCCGCTCTCCGCGTTTACCACCTCGCACTGGATCTACGGCTCACCCCGCCTGGAGCGTTACAACGGGATGCCATCCATGGAAATTCTGGGTGAGGCGGCCCCTGGCAGAAGTACCGGCGAAGCGATGGCGCTTATGGAGAGCCTCGCCGCGAAACTGCCTTCTGGCATTGGCTACGACTGGACCGGGCTCTCTTATCAGGAACGCCTTTCCGGCAACCAGGCGCCCGCGTTATACGCTATTTCGCTGGTGGTCGTGTTCCTGTGCCTGGCGGCGCTCTATGAAAGCTGGTCGATTCCGTTTTCGGTGATGCTGGTGGTGCCGCTGGGGATTATCGGCGCGCTGCTGGCAGCCTCGCTGCGCGGGCTCAATAATGACGTCTATTTCCAGGTAGGCCTGCTGACAACCATTGGACTGTCGGCGAAAAACGCCATTCTGATTGTTGAGTTCGCCAAAGACCTGATGGAAAAAGAAGGCCGCAGCCTGACGGAGGCGACGCTTGAAGCGGTGCGCTTACGTCTGCGCCCTATTCTGATGACATCGCTGGCGTTTATTCTCGGCGTGCTGCCGCTGGTGCTGAATAACGGCGCGAGAAGCGGCGCGCAGAACGCGGTCGGCACCGGCGTGATGGGCGGTATGCTGAGCGCCACGCTGCTGGCGATTTTCTTCGTTCCTGTGTTCTTCGTGGTGGTCCGCCGACGTTTTATAAAACCGAATGGCAATGCGTAA
- a CDS encoding efflux RND transporter periplasmic adaptor subunit produces MTNYARLLLMPLGLYLCVSGMTGCDNQTDEAPAAAAPQVTVHVVQPSPVAVVTELPGRTRAFRVAQVRPQVSGIILSRNFTEGADVNAGDSLYQIDPAMYQAAWQSARGDLAKAQAAAGMARLTVKRYAALTDTQYISKQEYDEAVASAHQAEASVAAAKAALESARINLAWTKVTSPITGRIGKSNVTEGALVTSSQASELATVQQLDPMYVDVTQSSTDFLRLKNAMAQGSVEKEASDGNVELVMENGDTYPLKGQLQFSDVTVDESTGSITLRAIFPNPQHLLLPGMFVRARIHEGIQPDAILVPQQGVTRTPRGEAMVMVVNEKNQVENRSVTTSQAIKESWLVTSGLKTGEKVIISGLQKAHPGAVVTPVSTPVK; encoded by the coding sequence ATGACCAATTATGCCAGGCTTCTGCTTATGCCTCTTGGCCTGTACCTCTGTGTGTCAGGGATGACAGGTTGTGATAACCAAACTGATGAGGCGCCTGCCGCCGCCGCGCCGCAGGTTACCGTGCATGTCGTTCAGCCTTCTCCCGTCGCGGTAGTGACGGAGCTACCAGGCCGCACCCGCGCTTTTCGCGTAGCCCAGGTCCGTCCACAGGTCAGCGGCATTATCCTCAGCCGAAACTTTACCGAAGGCGCGGATGTGAACGCAGGCGACTCGCTCTACCAGATCGATCCGGCGATGTATCAGGCGGCGTGGCAGAGCGCCAGAGGGGATCTCGCGAAAGCCCAGGCCGCGGCCGGGATGGCCCGCCTGACGGTAAAACGCTACGCGGCGCTGACGGACACGCAGTACATCAGCAAGCAGGAGTATGACGAGGCGGTAGCAAGTGCCCATCAGGCCGAGGCGAGCGTGGCGGCGGCGAAAGCGGCGCTGGAGAGCGCCAGAATCAATCTGGCCTGGACGAAAGTCACCTCGCCGATCACTGGTCGCATCGGTAAATCGAATGTCACCGAAGGCGCGCTTGTCACCAGCAGCCAGGCGAGCGAACTGGCGACGGTGCAGCAGCTCGACCCGATGTATGTGGACGTCACGCAATCCAGCACCGACTTCCTGCGCCTGAAAAACGCGATGGCCCAGGGGAGCGTTGAAAAAGAAGCCAGTGACGGCAACGTCGAACTGGTGATGGAAAACGGCGACACCTATCCGCTGAAAGGCCAGTTGCAATTCTCCGACGTCACCGTCGATGAAAGCACCGGCTCCATTACGCTGCGCGCTATTTTCCCGAACCCGCAGCATCTCCTGCTGCCAGGGATGTTCGTGCGCGCCCGCATTCACGAAGGCATTCAGCCTGACGCCATTCTGGTGCCTCAACAGGGTGTGACGCGCACCCCGCGCGGCGAGGCGATGGTCATGGTCGTTAATGAGAAAAACCAGGTGGAAAACCGCAGCGTCACCACAAGCCAGGCCATTAAAGAGAGCTGGCTCGTCACCAGCGGGCTCAAAACGGGCGAGAAAGTCATCATCAGCGGGCTGCAAAAAGCGCATCCGGGCGCGGTCGTCACGCCTGTTTCCACACCTGTGAAATAA